The nucleotide sequence aagtgtttcttttttttcgatgttcgTTCAATTCATTTTGTTATTGAATGCCTTATTAGCTTACATGAAAATATTGCTCCATAACTGAGGAGTTCGTCGAGTTGTGTTAAATAAATGACCATTTTTCTAgctcatttcatttaaaatcagGACCACCCCTtcgaataataattaatttatgaGGTCGACAAATTAtgtatttaattgaaaatgcaTCGAATCCTTACAGCAcgaatgagtaaaaaaaaaagaaacaaaaacaataaaaagtgTATCGAAATAACAATCatgcatttttataaaaagataACAGtgtaaaatgatgaataaaataaatatgtagACATAAAATATACAGGTAATCTTTGAATACAATTATGTAAACTATCATTTGTAACTTcatgaaaaatacgaataaaattagaaaatatggaattaaaatttatgtaattcGGTTATTTCAAATCCCACTGAGATATCATCAGGGACTTGATTAATTTCACGTTAACTTGTTCCGTTCATTTTGGACAACACATTTTCTGCTTCTTGTTTAGCTGTAATATTACCGTTAGTCTTAATAAACTGAAGAGCTTCAAAATCGTTCTGAAGTTCCGCCAGTTTTATAGCTTCAGTGAATAACCTACGATTTTAAATACAATCacattaatttttatgataaatattattgttttcaaagtaattttcagATGAAGTATTAATGTATCAATTTACTTCAATTTGACGAGATATTTAATTTTGTTCTCTTCTTTGATCCTGCCCACGTATTTTGTAGCTTCCGATTTATTATCGTATTTTAAACAAACGTCGATAAACGGCTGAAAATCGAAATATAAAAATCTGTGAATATTTCGCACAACGATTTGAATGTTAATAATGATGGAAATATTACCTCATAACCAATAGGTGATTTTCGAAGTCGTGAAAATCGATCGAGCTCTATCCAATCTTTTAGTTCAGCTaatgcttcaattttcaatctccAAAATCTAAATACCCAATTCAATTAAAATGATATTCAATAAAGCGCCCATTGAAGCTGAAAAATATGTGTTACTACTCACTTTCGGTCAGAAATACGATAATTTATCTGCATATCCTCGGCAAGTTTATActcttttaaaataaataatctaTAAATAGTATCTTGAAGAGATAAATCGATAAACTCTCTTTTAAATTTATCCTCAAATTCTTTCTGTTTGGCTAACAATCTCTTTTGTTCTTCGCATAGAATCATGTTTACTTCGTTCCTAGCTTTTTTGTAGTATTCACGAGCGCTCTCCAGGTGGGTGCCTCTCATTGAGAAATtctacgttgaaaaattgaagaaaaatgaaatttaaaaataatttttgggtaacATTTATTCTaccttattgaaaaaaaaaggaaaaaaactaacCTCAGGACAATAGGCATTTCGTACATGGATCGCGGCTATTTCGTTGTTATCGTCCTCTTGTCGATAAATGTTGAGCAGAGCTTCTTTGTTACGTTCTTTACAATGTTTTTTATACAAGGCATAAACTGATGACTCTTTTCGAACTTCCAGCTGAAACatttatgacaaaaattgaaattagaggtaattaaAAAAGTGAACTGATGTTCAAGTGTACGAGGGGATTAGAAGAAAAACAAGAAttctcaaattctgaaaaattctcatccTACTCATTGAACTGATTTGCAATAGGTGTAAATTAAGCTGATAAATGTAGAAGAGTAAAATcagtcgaatttgaaaaaaaaaaccaagaacaGATATGCTGAGCAGTATTTGTTTTAGGAACTTGGGAATTTTCGGAATTCAGTATTTCATcttcatgatttaaaattttttcactcaaagaGCCTTCACCTatatgtaaattcttcaaacgtaaatttcaagtcttccttatgttcaaaatgaaaattatttacttgaAACTCTTTCATAGTCATTTTTCGTTGCATGGTAACAATGACTATATTAATCAGATCCGTATTACCGCTGTCAACAGCTTTATCTAAAGCCTCTGTATACCTTTCCAATTCTAATAACAAAGCTACTTGCAGAGCTGGCCGAGGTTCATAATCAATCAACTGAAATACATAAAATTGACATTAaaataatggagaaaaaattacgatgcATTATTTCAATAGAAATAAATGTAACCTTCACAGCGAGAGTAATACGACCAGATTTTATAGCTGCTCTAGCTATGTTGATATAAGATACACCGGAACTTTGGCCTAATTTATTGGCTATCTCTTTAGCCACATGTTCTTTATCAGAATCAGCCTGCGAAACTTTATAAAACGCCCAATGTTCCAAAATCCGAGTGGAACCTTCTTCGTTACTTAAACGCATATATTTTGCAGCTTCAATTGCTACGTAGTAAAGTCGTCTAAGAATTAATCTATCGAgaagattttttaaagtgaGGCATTCAAATCTGAAGAAAGCGTTGGTCAAGGAAAAGATATGAAAATTGGTATACAAAATACTTAAtctgtatgaaaaaaatatatacatacctttacctataataagaataaaaataaaaattaaaaaaattgaaaaaatcatgtcaaAGGATACTGAGGATATGTCAGAAATATCCCTATTTTCGGATCACGAACAGCATTGAGAACTCGTAACGTTCGACACATTTTAACGTATTCATCAGAGTCGAAATTTTCGGCAAATGTTTTCCCAAATTGAGCAGCCTAAAAATAAATCATAGGTTTCATAgaataaaatccaaaatgatTGAGACTATTAATTAATACGAAATACACACTTTCatgagcattttttgattttcaggtttGAATTCGTGACTTGCAGCTTCGACGCATTGATTTATAGCCGTATTCAAATGAGGAGTAACTATACGGATGTATTCATCTGCgtgatgactttttttctgaaatattaaaGTATCAATAGAAAACACGTTCGATAATAATTcgaaaatcaataaaacttATAACTAACTTGGAATTGTTTCGAAGCTTCAAATAAGTAACAACCAGGACTGGTACTATTTAAACGATATAATTCTAATATCACAGTAGGAACAGGTTGGATGATTTCAGTAGTAAAGGTTGATATGACTCGCACACAGTCTATTTCAGGAACTAATTTTACAGGATAGTGATACAGGTATTGTAATCTATCTTCAGTTCGGCCTATAATCAAAACCGAATCATCCCAACATCCAACCACAGCTTCGGAACCACACCTGTAACAAAATAACATTGAATAAAGTGTTTTAAAATGCAACTGATTCTCTGAGGGTTAAAATTACCAAGTGAGTTGAGAAGGTCTTCCAGAATTTCTCATATCAAGACTACGATAATGTTGTCTCAAGTTAGAAGATCCGATCCACAGCTGTTCTTGACTATTATACAAAGCAACGTGTTTGTAACACGGTGATACCGAGATATCGGTGACTATGCTTCCTCTTTCTTCACTTTTACCATCAATACTCTGAAAATACAGAGATAATTTAGTAAAATATTCAGTTTAAATGTTAATTTTAAGTCATTCCAAATTACTTTTTGGATAACTTGAGCTTCGGAGATATAAAATAATTCAGTAGTTTTTGATAATAATACAAAAGTCTGTCTTTCTTCACTTATTACAGTCCACGAATTCGGTAAATCCATAGTCCCTGAGATAATTATCGAATCACGTTAATAAATTACATAGGTATCATTAattaaatttcaccaaaaatatttaCCAGGGATTTCAACTAATTTTCTAACTTTAACTTCTACAGTACTGTTTGTCACGAATAATCTATAAGCTCCAGTAAGCACACAAACACCGGTACCCACAGCCGTATGGAATATATGTGCATCAATAACTTTTGTATCTTCGACTTCCTACAGCAAACATACGAATATTTCATAGTCATAAGTTCATAACGTAaactattcagaaaaaaaaatcaatgttatGAAAATGAAGAGTCAATACCGATCCCATTCTAAACGCGTGGATGTATTTGCCATAAATACTGTAACGAAGCACTTCGCCGTTTTCTTGCACACATAGTAACTCTTCGGTAGAAGACCAACCAAGTTTTATTAATTGACCACTGTTCCACTGCAAACCAAACAAACTCATTTCATCAATATGTCAACATGAATTTCATAATGAAATCAGAACTTACCACAAAAGATGAAATCAATTGACCAGACGATGAGTAAATGGCAATATTAGGTTTGCCTATACCTTTTAAAGCTGTTCTACCAGGTTTAACACGATCTCTTATGACAGCTATGGGTCCACCAAATCTAGCAGGAATGATGACAGCATTATCAAGATTCACCTCTTTATACCACCCCATTTCATATATTTcgacttttctgaaaagttatAACCAGGATTAACAATGcagtaaatgaaattttaatcattttcagaAACAAGAAGCGATACGAACCGAAAATATCCATCATTGCCATACGTATCCCAGTCGGCAGTTAGTAGAGCGGTCATTGGAGGTTTTGTTTTAATAAATTCTCGGTCTATCGAATTAGATGTTAAAAGTTCAtaatttcgttttaaattaCTATTAGATAAATGCAACAGGAAATCGcccaaaagtaaattttgtcgaaaactaGCAATTGGCGATTCATGATAAGAGTTATCAAATTCATTCAGTATGACGTATGACGCATGCGTTGCTTACACAGAAAAACACCTTCAGctttttgaagtgaaattttatttcggtgtttttttttttacctaaaaatggCATATTATATGAacgattaaatttcatttcagttgTATAAATGTGAGGAGTTTATCTTAATTGAaggttttgaaacaaaaaaattccacaacgCACAACGGCTTAAAAATAAGTTAAATTCATTTCAGGTACAGTTTGCGGCATCGAAGAAGATGATGTAGTCATTGCATACGCAAAACTTCACAGGCGTAGATAGattgataaatttaaatataattattcatattcatttattgtgtttgtttttacggcaaactagttAGACAACTTATTTCacataattttcattgaaaggATTCTTTCGTTTGGACGGAGATCAACTTTCTTTTCTCTCGTGTTCTTGAAACGTAAAGCGAGTGAAGtgaactacgagtaggtaagatgattttcaaaaaagaaaaagtgttttttagAGGTGGAGATGAGACGATAAGTACTTCCTTTAAAATGAGGGCTAAGCGCTgagtttttttaatgatgaaaattct is from Planococcus citri chromosome 1, ihPlaCitr1.1, whole genome shotgun sequence and encodes:
- the Vps16A gene encoding vacuolar protein sorting-associated protein 16 homolog translates to MTALLTADWDTYGNDGYFRKVEIYEMGWYKEVNLDNAVIIPARFGGPIAVIRDRVKPGRTALKGIGKPNIAIYSSSGQLISSFVWNSGQLIKLGWSSTEELLCVQENGEVLRYSIYGKYIHAFRMGSEVEDTKVIDAHIFHTAVGTGVCVLTGAYRLFVTNSTVEVKVRKLVEIPGTMDLPNSWTVISEERQTFVLLSKTTELFYISEAQVIQKSIDGKSEERGSIVTDISVSPCYKHVALYNSQEQLWIGSSNLRQHYRSLDMRNSGRPSQLTWCGSEAVVGCWDDSVLIIGRTEDRLQYLYHYPVKLVPEIDCVRVISTFTTEIIQPVPTVILELYRLNSTSPGCYLFEASKQFQKKSHHADEYIRIVTPHLNTAINQCVEAASHEFKPENQKMLMKAAQFGKTFAENFDSDEYVKMCRTLRVLNAVRDPKIGIFLTYPQFECLTLKNLLDRLILRRLYYVAIEAAKYMRLSNEEGSTRILEHWAFYKVSQADSDKEHVAKEIANKLGQSSGVSYINIARAAIKSGRITLAVKLIDYEPRPALQVALLLELERYTEALDKAVDSGNTDLINIVIVTMQRKMTMKEFQLEVRKESSVYALYKKHCKERNKEALLNIYRQEDDNNEIAAIHVRNAYCPENFSMRGTHLESAREYYKKARNEVNMILCEEQKRLLAKQKEFEDKFKREFIDLSLQDTIYRLFILKEYKLAEDMQINYRISDRKFWRLKIEALAELKDWIELDRFSRLRKSPIGYEPFIDVCLKYDNKSEATKYVGRIKEENKIKYLVKLKLFTEAIKLAELQNDFEALQFIKTNGNITAKQEAENVLSKMNGTS